The following proteins come from a genomic window of Phaeodactylum tricornutum CCAP 1055/1 chromosome 19, whole genome shotgun sequence:
- the CsdB gene encoding selenocysteine lyase (involved in iron-sulphur cluster assembly; extended N terminus contains putative ER signal peptide (SignalP score = 0.618).), whose amino-acid sequence IYLDYNGTTPVYPQILQAMLPYLTTQFGNPSSGHLFHRQPRQAVDRARKQLLTLLGQPEADLSSIWFTSCGTESDNLAIQLALQSSSKLISTRFGAHTLPHIVSCNVEHPAISGYLDALVEEKVCEVTYVPVQSDGMVSADAMIAAIQPQTILMTLMLANNESGALQPVQKVAQHCSKANILFHTDAAQAVGKVSVDLDDLGHPDMISIVGHKMGAPKGIACLYVRPGCCEQHGRALHNRGILLIGGGQEHGRRGGTENVPYIVGFGEAASLATKDWKSNSIKMEGLRTRLLFNLENWLGKDMVRTNGPSNPAHRLPNTLSVGLKGIHSGALLAAIGDQVAASAGATCHSASGVSSVLKAMGVPETFARGTLRLSLGTHTTEQEVD is encoded by the coding sequence ATCTATTTGGATTACAATGGGACAACTCCTGTTTACCCGCAAATTCTACAAGCAATGCTACCTTACCTCACGACACAATTCGGCAACCCGAGTAGCGGGCATTTATTTCACAGGCAACCTCGCCAAGCTGTTGATCGAGCAAGAAAGCAACTGCTTACTCTGTTAGGGCAACCAGAGGCAGATTTGTCTTCCATTTGGTTTACATCGTGTGGAACCGAATCGGACAATCTCGCCATCCAGTTGGCCTTGCAGTCTTCGAGTAAGCTTATTTCCACAAGATTCGGTGCTCATACGCTACCACACATTGTTTCTTGCAATGTTGAGCACCCGGCAATTTCGGGATATTTGGATGCATTGGTGGAGGAGAAGGTGTGTGAGGTGACGTACGTCCCAGTCCAGTCCGACGGTATGGTCTCGGCCGACGCCATGATTGCCGCGATTCAACCCCAAACAATTCTCATGACCCTTATGCTGGCCAACAACGAGTCTGGAGCCTTGCAGCCTGTTCAGAAAGTGGCACAGCACTGCTCTAAGGCAAATATACTTTTTCATACCGATGCAGCTCAGGCTGTGGGCAAAGTAAGTGTCGATTTGGATGATTTGGGGCATCCCGATATGATCTCGATTGTAGGGCACAAAATGGGTGCCCCCAAGGGCATCGCCTGCTTATACGTTCGGCCGGGTTGTTGCGAACAGCACGGGCGTGCCTTACACAATCGTGGTATCCTGCTGATTGGTGGTGGGCAAGAACACGGTCGTCGCGGGGGTACGGAAAATGTTCCTTATATTGTTGGGTTTGGTGAGGCAGCCTCCCTCGCAACGAAAGACTGGAAAAGCAACAGCATCAAAATGGAAGGGCTCCGTACACGACTGTTGTTTAACCTAGAGAACTGGTTGGGCAAAGACATGGTCCGCACTAACGGTCCGAGTAATCCAGCGCATAGACTTCCGAACACATTGTCTGTTGGCTTAAAAGGCATCCACAGTGGTGCTCTTCTCGCTGCGATTGGGGACCAAGTAGCGGCGAGTGCCGGAGCAACGTGTCATTCCGC